One Maribacter cobaltidurans genomic window carries:
- a CDS encoding chloride channel protein has translation MPTQNKSLLKRLLIWRYKNISEKTFIYILSVVVGLLAGLASVTLKNVTYFIEASLEKGIIFSQNQLYFILPIIGLTLVYLYVKFVHKERLKHAVSSILFSLSKKRGIIARKQILTQLIAAPLTVGFGGSVGLLGPAVASGAAISSNLGKLFHINAKTRSLLIACASAGAIASIFQSPIAAIIFAVEVFSMDLTMLSMLPLLLASISGVLTSYFFLGNEVLFNFSISRAFEVKDTLFYIVLGVGTAVASIYFTKMYFGILKLFKPLKSPKYRLLVGGLAIGIMLYMIPPLYGEGFSFINNLLIGDHIQALGKTPFDQYLGNIWVVIALLFGITIFKAVAMTTTFAAGGAGGIFIPTMVMGSALGNVVAKVINNLGLGFSVSESNFTLIGMAGLIAGVLHAPLTAIFLIAEITGGYGLFVPLMITASISYLITKNTIDYNIYTRELAERGDLITHNKDKAVLTLMSLDDLIEMNFKTVNQHMTLGEMLHESVAKSTRNIFPVVDSHEALVGIILLDDIREFMFDTALYKTTKAITFMQKPPEIIFYDQDNMQAIMQKFQDSGAWNLPVVKDGKYMGFVSKSKLLTAYRRELINFTGN, from the coding sequence ATGCCAACCCAAAACAAATCCTTACTTAAACGTTTGCTCATCTGGAGGTATAAAAATATTTCCGAGAAAACCTTCATCTATATTCTTAGCGTGGTGGTAGGACTTTTGGCAGGTTTGGCCTCGGTAACCCTTAAAAACGTCACATATTTTATTGAAGCCTCCTTGGAGAAAGGCATCATTTTCTCCCAAAACCAACTGTACTTTATCCTACCGATTATTGGGTTGACCCTTGTCTACCTCTATGTGAAATTCGTACATAAAGAGCGCTTGAAACATGCCGTTTCCTCAATTCTCTTTTCATTATCGAAAAAGCGGGGAATCATAGCCCGAAAGCAAATCCTTACCCAATTAATAGCGGCCCCGCTAACCGTAGGTTTCGGTGGTTCCGTAGGTCTTCTTGGTCCTGCCGTAGCATCGGGAGCGGCAATTAGTTCCAACTTGGGCAAATTATTCCATATCAATGCCAAGACCCGCTCTTTATTGATTGCCTGTGCCTCCGCAGGTGCCATAGCCTCCATCTTTCAATCGCCCATTGCGGCCATCATATTTGCTGTGGAGGTTTTTAGCATGGACCTCACCATGCTTTCCATGTTACCCCTATTATTGGCATCGATTTCCGGGGTGCTTACCTCCTATTTCTTTTTGGGAAACGAGGTCCTGTTCAACTTTAGTATATCCCGGGCTTTTGAGGTCAAAGACACCTTGTTCTATATTGTCTTAGGGGTAGGTACGGCCGTTGCCTCTATTTACTTTACCAAAATGTACTTTGGTATTCTCAAGCTTTTTAAACCGCTTAAAAGTCCTAAATATCGACTTTTGGTGGGCGGTCTCGCCATAGGAATTATGTTGTATATGATTCCCCCGCTTTATGGGGAGGGTTTCAGTTTTATAAACAACCTTTTAATTGGAGACCATATACAGGCCTTGGGCAAGACTCCTTTTGATCAGTATTTGGGAAATATTTGGGTGGTTATCGCTTTGTTATTCGGTATTACCATATTTAAGGCCGTGGCCATGACAACCACCTTTGCGGCTGGAGGTGCCGGTGGAATTTTCATCCCTACCATGGTCATGGGAAGTGCCCTGGGCAATGTGGTGGCCAAGGTCATCAACAACCTGGGGCTGGGATTCTCCGTATCCGAGAGTAATTTTACCCTGATAGGTATGGCCGGACTCATTGCCGGGGTGTTACACGCCCCCTTGACGGCTATATTCCTCATTGCCGAAATTACCGGCGGATACGGGCTTTTTGTACCCTTAATGATTACCGCTTCCATTTCCTATTTGATTACCAAAAACACTATCGACTACAATATTTATACCCGAGAACTGGCGGAGCGGGGCGACCTGATCACCCATAACAAGGACAAGGCCGTACTGACCCTTATGAGTCTGGACGACCTAATCGAAATGAACTTCAAAACGGTGAATCAACATATGACCCTCGGGGAAATGTTGCATGAGTCCGTAGCCAAATCTACCCGTAATATCTTTCCTGTAGTAGATAGTCATGAAGCATTGGTAGGTATTATCCTATTGGACGATATTCGGGAATTCATGTTCGATACCGCCTTGTATAAAACCACCAAGGCCATCACCTTTATGCAAAAACCCCCGGAAATCATTTTTTACGACCAGGACAACATGCAGGCCATTATGCAGAAATTCCAGGACAGCGGAGCCTGGAATCTTCCTGTGGTCAAGGACGGAAAGTATATGGGCTTTGTTTCCAAATCCAAGTTATTGACCGCCTACCGTAGGGAACTGATCAACTTTACGGGGAACTAA
- a CDS encoding HNH endonuclease signature motif containing protein: MEESEYYKISKENDLPLRCPILNYCSRRAWTIYLFSEYSKYDPSLNMVQALKKAGEIPQDFEENEILVQGESPSIIRGSDNYYFSDVCPEVNLFDGMNAMISGKACSKGDYDKYYKGEKNRVLKSQHFSECPEFNKYLFDNDKIGKRRKKTNRRKAIPYKTKALLQKEIKSECPFCPNKDVDHFQVHHIDENPENNEYGNLLMLCPNCHSKITKGDISKETVGNIKVELNK; this comes from the coding sequence ATGGAAGAAAGTGAATATTACAAAATAAGTAAAGAAAATGACTTGCCATTAAGGTGTCCTATTCTGAATTATTGTTCGAGAAGAGCTTGGACAATTTATTTATTTTCCGAATATTCAAAATATGACCCTAGTTTGAATATGGTTCAAGCTTTGAAAAAAGCGGGAGAAATACCGCAAGATTTTGAAGAAAACGAAATATTGGTACAAGGCGAATCACCTTCTATAATAAGAGGAAGTGATAATTACTATTTTTCAGATGTTTGTCCGGAAGTAAATTTATTTGACGGAATGAACGCTATGATTTCAGGAAAAGCCTGTTCAAAAGGCGACTATGACAAATATTATAAAGGAGAAAAAAACCGAGTTTTAAAATCTCAACACTTTTCGGAATGCCCTGAATTTAATAAATACCTGTTTGACAATGACAAAATTGGAAAACGAAGAAAAAAAACGAATAGAAGAAAAGCTATTCCATATAAGACAAAAGCACTTTTACAGAAAGAAATTAAATCTGAATGTCCGTTTTGCCCTAACAAGGATGTAGACCATTTTCAAGTACATCATATCGATGAAAACCCAGAGAATAATGAATATGGAAATTTATTAATGCTTTGTCCAAATTGCCACTCAAAAATCACAAAAGGAGACATTTCTAAAGAAACTGTTGGTAATATAAAAGTAGAACTGAATAAATAA
- a CDS encoding M20 family peptidase — MKKVLLFTLIVILIIAGILVFNTLQLSSKQVASQPVEEVTFPEDIFQNLSKGLQYKTISFSEDAIQDSTAFFGFHKFLEETFPLVHANLSLEKINTYSLLYTWKGSDASKKSLILMSHQDVVPVDQPTLEDWEAGPFEGKITDTHIIGRGTLDDKGTLIGLLEAVEKLLEESFVPSQTIYLAFGHDEEVGGGKGAAEIAKHLKAKGVNAAMALDEGGFIAENLVPGIENPVAMVNLAEKGFASFRLIVETKGGHSSQPPKENTIGILAKAIVDLENNQLPYKLVKPIDYQLEYMGAELPFFKKMAFANPWLFKTPILEALNAHTTTAPTIVSGGVKNNVIPTVAEATINFRILPGESIESVQEHIENTVSDKIKVEPVGFLTNPSKVSSIDSKAYKTLEQTIRNQFSTSVVVPGLVGGGTDGRYFYEVADDVFRFYPIRLAPDSMTRFHGIDEKISKENYKEIVQFSYQLIKNFK, encoded by the coding sequence ATGAAAAAAGTCCTTTTATTCACATTGATCGTAATTCTGATTATCGCTGGCATTCTAGTCTTCAACACCCTACAATTGAGCTCTAAACAAGTAGCTTCCCAACCAGTAGAGGAAGTAACGTTTCCAGAGGATATATTTCAAAACCTATCCAAAGGCTTGCAATACAAGACCATCTCCTTTAGTGAGGATGCCATACAGGATTCTACGGCCTTTTTTGGCTTTCATAAATTTTTGGAAGAAACCTTTCCTTTGGTGCATGCAAATCTGTCCCTCGAAAAAATTAATACCTATAGCCTTTTATATACATGGAAAGGTTCCGATGCTTCCAAAAAGTCCCTTATCCTTATGTCGCACCAAGATGTAGTTCCCGTAGATCAGCCTACATTGGAGGATTGGGAAGCAGGTCCGTTTGAAGGCAAGATAACCGATACCCATATCATTGGAAGGGGAACCTTGGATGATAAGGGCACCTTGATAGGCTTATTGGAAGCCGTAGAAAAATTATTGGAAGAATCCTTTGTACCCTCACAAACCATTTACTTGGCTTTTGGACACGATGAGGAAGTTGGCGGTGGCAAAGGTGCCGCCGAAATTGCAAAACACTTAAAGGCGAAAGGTGTCAATGCAGCCATGGCGTTGGATGAAGGTGGTTTTATTGCGGAAAATTTGGTTCCTGGTATAGAAAACCCCGTGGCTATGGTCAATCTGGCCGAAAAAGGGTTTGCTTCCTTTAGATTGATTGTGGAAACAAAAGGGGGACACAGCTCCCAACCCCCTAAGGAAAATACTATTGGAATACTTGCTAAGGCTATTGTGGACCTTGAAAACAATCAGCTACCCTATAAGCTGGTAAAACCTATAGACTATCAGTTAGAATATATGGGGGCGGAATTGCCTTTCTTTAAAAAAATGGCTTTTGCCAATCCTTGGTTATTTAAAACCCCTATCCTGGAAGCCCTAAATGCCCATACCACCACAGCACCTACCATTGTAAGTGGCGGTGTCAAAAACAACGTGATACCTACTGTTGCGGAGGCAACGATTAATTTTAGGATACTTCCGGGAGAATCCATAGAGTCCGTACAAGAACATATAGAAAATACAGTTTCGGATAAAATAAAGGTGGAACCTGTGGGGTTTTTGACCAACCCATCCAAGGTTTCCAGTATCGATTCCAAGGCCTATAAAACACTGGAGCAGACCATACGTAACCAATTTTCAACTAGCGTAGTAGTCCCTGGTTTGGTGGGCGGCGGTACCGATGGACGCTATTTTTATGAAGTTGCGGACGATGTATTCCGTTTCTACCCCATACGCCTAGCTCCGGATAGTATGACACGATTTCATGGTATAGACGAAAAAATAAGTAAGGAGAACTACAAGGAAATTGTGCAGTTCTCCTACCAACTCATTAAAAATTTTAAGTAG
- a CDS encoding cold-shock protein, producing MTGTVKFFNESKGYGFITNDDTGKDIFVHATALNGTEIREGDKVEYVEEEGRKGIVAGQVTVL from the coding sequence ATGACTGGTACAGTAAAATTTTTTAATGAATCCAAAGGTTATGGGTTTATTACGAACGACGACACGGGAAAAGACATATTTGTCCATGCGACCGCTCTTAACGGAACGGAAATCAGGGAAGGAGACAAAGTAGAATACGTTGAGGAAGAAGGCAGAAAAGGTATAGTTGCAGGACAGGTTACTGTCCTTTAA
- the dgoD gene encoding galactonate dehydratase, with amino-acid sequence MKDFTRRHWLKGISLGVAGLMIHERTHAKSSRHLNDVTALIDPKDDLKITKLEIIPVHTLRTIFVKMHTNAGIIGLGEGTVEGRVPTTMTAIKELEEYLIGKDPRLVAHHWQAMYRHAFYRGGIILTSALSAVDIAMWDIKGKALGVPVYELLGGLTRDRIRVYGQAQTPEGAKKVMAEGYTSMKVGVTSSRGRLSRYVENPDFIAGAVENIRAIREVIGPKVDMGIELHGDHQPQTAMLLIKALEEFQPWFYEEPIQFQNLPLMAEMAKKTHIPFATGERMVTKWQFRELLELKAASLLQPDITHCGGITELKAISTLAEAHYAGMLPHAKEGIIGAVASMHVAASIPNFVCHELPSLQAAPEDGVERSYLGKSYIKKPLTMNKGEIMVAGNFDGPGLGLELDDNIVENERNVPEWEFPEMWDTDGSVKDH; translated from the coding sequence ATGAAAGATTTTACGCGTCGCCATTGGTTAAAAGGGATTTCGCTTGGGGTGGCAGGCCTAATGATACATGAAAGGACTCACGCCAAAAGCTCTCGTCATCTTAATGATGTTACCGCCCTTATAGATCCAAAAGATGATTTAAAAATAACCAAACTGGAAATCATTCCGGTCCATACCCTGAGAACCATATTCGTAAAAATGCATACAAATGCGGGAATCATCGGGTTGGGAGAAGGCACTGTGGAAGGTAGGGTACCCACGACAATGACCGCCATAAAGGAACTGGAGGAATACCTAATAGGTAAGGATCCAAGGTTGGTAGCCCACCATTGGCAAGCAATGTACCGCCATGCCTTCTATAGAGGCGGAATTATTCTTACCTCTGCACTCTCAGCGGTAGACATTGCCATGTGGGACATTAAAGGTAAAGCCTTAGGTGTACCCGTATATGAGCTTTTAGGTGGTCTTACCCGGGATCGTATACGAGTGTACGGCCAGGCCCAAACCCCGGAAGGCGCAAAAAAAGTGATGGCAGAAGGTTATACTTCTATGAAAGTGGGTGTAACTAGTAGTAGGGGTCGGCTTTCACGTTATGTAGAAAATCCGGATTTCATAGCCGGTGCAGTTGAAAATATCCGAGCTATACGAGAGGTAATCGGACCCAAAGTGGATATGGGAATTGAGCTACATGGTGATCACCAACCCCAGACTGCTATGTTATTAATCAAAGCCCTTGAAGAATTTCAACCTTGGTTTTATGAAGAACCTATACAATTCCAAAATCTTCCCCTTATGGCGGAAATGGCCAAAAAGACCCATATTCCATTCGCAACCGGGGAACGTATGGTTACAAAATGGCAATTCCGGGAACTTCTGGAATTGAAGGCTGCCTCATTACTGCAACCCGATATTACGCACTGTGGAGGAATTACGGAACTTAAAGCGATTTCTACATTGGCTGAAGCACACTACGCAGGCATGCTGCCTCATGCAAAGGAAGGAATTATTGGTGCGGTCGCTTCTATGCACGTAGCAGCTTCCATTCCCAATTTTGTATGTCATGAACTCCCAAGTCTACAAGCGGCTCCGGAAGATGGCGTGGAACGCAGCTACCTCGGAAAGAGCTATATTAAAAAACCGCTTACCATGAACAAAGGAGAAATTATGGTAGCTGGAAATTTTGACGGACCTGGACTCGGCCTAGAACTTGATGATAATATTGTGGAAAACGAAAGGAACGTCCCTGAGTGGGAGTTTCCGGAAATGTGGGATACAGATGGTTCCGTAAAAGACCATTGA
- a CDS encoding nucleoside deaminase, whose product MIPPFDDSYFMKKALQEAQYAFEQDEIPVGAIVVIQDRVIARAHNLTEKLNDVTAHAEMQAITAAANFLGGKYLRDCTLYVTLEPCQMCAGALYWSQISKIVFGASDPQRGFRIMGTHLHPKTTVVGGVLEEDASILLKQFFEKKRK is encoded by the coding sequence ATGATACCACCTTTTGATGATTCCTATTTCATGAAAAAGGCCCTTCAGGAGGCCCAATACGCTTTTGAACAAGATGAGATTCCGGTGGGAGCCATTGTTGTTATACAAGATCGGGTCATTGCTCGGGCACATAACCTTACCGAAAAACTGAACGACGTTACGGCACATGCCGAAATGCAGGCTATCACAGCAGCGGCCAATTTTCTGGGGGGTAAATATCTTAGGGATTGTACCTTATATGTCACCTTGGAACCCTGCCAAATGTGTGCAGGGGCACTATATTGGAGCCAAATTTCTAAAATCGTGTTCGGGGCATCGGACCCTCAGCGTGGTTTTAGGATCATGGGTACCCATTTGCATCCTAAAACGACAGTAGTTGGAGGGGTTTTGGAAGAAGATGCATCAATTCTTTTAAAACAGTTTTTTGAAAAGAAGCGGAAGTAG
- a CDS encoding 1-deoxy-D-xylulose-5-phosphate synthase has product MDSLLAHINTPKDLKKLTADQLPQVVRELREFIIDIVATKEGHLGASLGVVELTVALHYVFNTPEDKLIWDVGHQAYGHKILTGRKKIFETNRQLNGISGFPKMAESDYDAFGTGHSSTSISAILGMAMASKLMGELDRQHIAVIGDASIASGMAFEGLNHAGVTDTNILVILNDNAIGIDPSVGALKKYLTNVKKGTAKDENIFECLNFNYSGPIDGHDLNTLIRELERLKSVPGPKLLHVITTKGKGLQKAEENQVTYHAPGKFDRTTGELLKKNDDPQPLKFQDVFGHTLVELAIKNKKIVGITPAMPTGSSLKYMMEAIPERAFDVGIAEQHAVTMAAGMATAGLIPFCNIYSTFLQRAYDQVIHDVALQNIPVVFCLDRAGLVGQDGPTHHGVFDIAYLRCIPNLILCAPMNEVELRNIMYTAQLGLQNPIAIRYPRGRGVLLDWQMPFEEMSIGTSFEVKNGTKIAILSTGTIGNKVTHLLREIKNSQSVGHYHFPFIKPLDTKRIQQILENYEHILTLEDGSAIGGFGSGVLEEANRLGVQKTIKVFGVPDDFITHGTQEELYHLAHIDNSSVKSYLETLL; this is encoded by the coding sequence GTGGACTCACTTCTAGCACATATCAATACCCCAAAGGACCTTAAAAAACTTACTGCGGACCAACTGCCTCAAGTGGTACGGGAGTTAAGGGAGTTCATCATTGATATTGTGGCTACAAAGGAAGGGCATCTAGGAGCCAGTTTGGGTGTTGTTGAGCTCACCGTGGCCCTGCACTACGTTTTTAACACGCCCGAGGACAAACTTATTTGGGATGTGGGCCACCAAGCTTACGGACATAAAATCCTAACCGGCAGAAAGAAAATATTTGAAACCAATAGGCAGCTTAATGGTATCAGTGGTTTTCCAAAAATGGCGGAAAGCGATTATGATGCCTTTGGTACCGGACATAGCTCCACCTCCATTTCTGCCATCTTGGGCATGGCTATGGCCTCCAAGTTAATGGGAGAACTTGATAGGCAACACATTGCGGTTATAGGGGATGCCTCCATTGCCAGTGGTATGGCCTTTGAGGGACTCAACCATGCCGGAGTTACGGATACTAATATTCTTGTCATCTTAAACGACAATGCCATTGGAATAGACCCTAGTGTGGGTGCTTTAAAAAAATACCTGACCAATGTTAAAAAGGGTACGGCCAAGGATGAAAATATTTTTGAATGCCTCAATTTCAATTATTCCGGTCCAATTGACGGGCATGATCTAAATACCCTGATACGCGAATTGGAGCGATTAAAATCCGTTCCGGGACCAAAATTGTTGCATGTTATCACCACCAAGGGAAAAGGACTTCAAAAAGCAGAGGAAAATCAGGTTACCTATCATGCCCCAGGAAAATTCGATAGAACAACAGGGGAGCTTCTTAAAAAGAATGATGACCCTCAACCTTTAAAATTTCAGGATGTTTTTGGCCATACGTTGGTGGAACTTGCCATAAAAAACAAAAAGATTGTAGGTATCACTCCGGCCATGCCTACGGGCAGTTCCTTAAAATATATGATGGAAGCCATTCCGGAACGCGCCTTTGATGTGGGAATCGCAGAACAACATGCCGTGACTATGGCCGCTGGAATGGCCACGGCAGGTCTGATTCCCTTTTGCAACATTTACTCTACTTTCCTCCAACGTGCCTATGACCAAGTGATTCACGATGTGGCACTTCAAAATATACCGGTCGTTTTTTGTTTGGATAGGGCGGGCCTAGTAGGTCAGGATGGCCCCACACACCATGGTGTTTTTGATATTGCCTACCTCCGCTGCATTCCCAATTTAATCCTTTGCGCACCTATGAACGAGGTAGAACTTAGAAATATTATGTACACGGCCCAATTGGGACTGCAAAACCCTATTGCCATTAGGTACCCTAGAGGCAGGGGAGTGCTTCTAGATTGGCAAATGCCCTTTGAAGAGATGTCTATTGGCACATCTTTTGAGGTGAAAAATGGAACAAAAATCGCCATACTGAGTACTGGCACCATTGGAAATAAGGTGACCCATTTACTTAGAGAAATTAAAAACAGCCAAAGCGTGGGACACTATCATTTTCCTTTTATTAAACCCTTGGACACAAAACGTATACAGCAAATTTTAGAAAATTACGAGCATATTCTAACCTTAGAAGATGGCTCTGCCATTGGAGGATTTGGGAGCGGAGTCTTGGAAGAGGCGAACCGTTTGGGAGTCCAAAAAACCATCAAGGTGTTTGGCGTTCCGGATGATTTTATCACCCATGGAACGCAAGAAGAATTATACCATTTGGCACATATAGACAATTCATCCGTAAAATCGTACTTAGAAACCCTATTATGA
- a CDS encoding DUF3078 domain-containing protein, which translates to MKKVVSRKSKPLYYLLFFISIVAYSQDTIPSPIVPDTVLIDTTVVDTIVIRKTQEKIKHIPRGVNLMNPVISFKRTKPLKDKYDPFRVPSFWTKENLLGINLSEVAFVNWNAGGDNAVSGLGFLKFVRDYKFRYFKWDNIVELRYGLNAQEGRKMRKTEDVIRLSSNLGYRRDTISNWYYSVQLNFNTQFSNGYKYPDRDNPISRFMAPGYLFFGAGTSYISKNQRFNLYMSPITQKSTFVLDQDLADKGAFGVEKAILDSNGNVITPGENHRLELGILITHKWEFNIAENIDINSRLNLYTDYLRSFGNVDVDWELNIKMRVNKYILTTLGTHLIYDDDILFDEVQNEAGIVTNPGIPKIQFKQVLGVGVAVDF; encoded by the coding sequence ATGAAAAAAGTAGTTTCACGTAAATCCAAACCGTTATACTACCTTCTATTCTTTATTTCAATAGTTGCATATTCCCAGGACACCATACCCTCGCCCATAGTGCCGGATACTGTTTTGATAGACACTACTGTGGTGGATACGATTGTAATCCGAAAGACACAGGAAAAAATAAAACATATTCCCAGGGGCGTAAATTTGATGAACCCGGTCATCTCCTTTAAACGTACCAAACCGTTAAAGGACAAATATGACCCTTTTCGTGTTCCTTCTTTTTGGACCAAGGAAAACCTGTTGGGCATCAATCTGAGCGAGGTAGCTTTTGTCAACTGGAACGCTGGGGGTGATAACGCAGTGAGCGGACTTGGATTTCTAAAATTCGTACGAGACTATAAGTTTAGGTATTTCAAATGGGACAATATTGTTGAACTGCGCTATGGTCTCAATGCTCAGGAAGGTAGAAAAATGAGAAAAACCGAAGATGTCATTCGCCTTAGTTCTAATTTGGGCTATAGAAGGGATACCATCAGCAATTGGTATTATTCCGTTCAATTGAATTTTAACACCCAATTCTCCAATGGTTATAAATATCCCGATAGGGATAACCCCATTTCAAGGTTTATGGCCCCGGGATATCTTTTCTTTGGTGCTGGTACCTCATACATTAGCAAAAACCAAAGGTTCAACCTGTACATGTCGCCAATAACCCAAAAATCCACATTTGTATTAGATCAGGATTTGGCTGACAAAGGAGCTTTTGGTGTCGAGAAAGCCATTTTGGACAGTAATGGAAATGTGATAACCCCCGGGGAGAACCATCGGTTGGAGCTAGGTATATTGATAACGCATAAATGGGAATTTAACATTGCCGAAAATATTGACATAAACAGTCGGCTTAACCTATATACCGATTACCTTAGAAGCTTTGGCAATGTGGACGTGGATTGGGAATTGAATATAAAAATGCGCGTCAACAAATACATTCTCACCACCTTGGGAACCCATTTAATCTACGATGATGATATCCTCTTTGACGAGGTTCAAAACGAAGCGGGCATAGTTACGAATCCCGGTATTCCCAAAATACAGTTCAAACAGGTGTTGGGGGTAGGAGTCGCCGTTGATTTCTAA
- the dgt gene encoding dGTP triphosphohydrolase, translating to MNWEQLLSLRRKGDVNKRIRNEQNETRLGFDVDYDRIIFSAAFRSLQDKTQVIPLSKTDFVHTRLTHSLEVSVVGRSLGRLAGQKILEKHPHLKEIHGYKFNDFGAIVAAAALAHDIGNPPFGHSGEKAIGEYFKNGKGKVYKDQLSPKEYQDIIDFEGNANGFKLLTQDRAGVPGGLRLSYATLGAFMKYPKESLPKRPTKHIADKKFGFFQSERNAFLEVAEDLGLIQTRDSNDIAFTRHPLTFLVEAADDICYTIIDFEDGINLGLISEDYALEYLIKLVKDSINTKKYNTLEYKEDRISYLRALAINTLIKDAVAIFMDNEENILNGTFEMSLMDKSKYDAQIRDIISLSVEKVYKNQEVIEKEIAGYKVIADILEVYTDALVQKMENKASNYHHLVLQTLPEFYRRTDLSLYEILLNTCCYVASLSDSSAVHIHNKITGKQL from the coding sequence ATGAATTGGGAACAATTACTGTCTCTGCGCAGAAAGGGCGATGTCAACAAAAGAATTAGGAATGAACAGAACGAAACCCGTTTAGGTTTCGATGTGGATTATGACCGCATTATATTTTCTGCGGCGTTCAGAAGCTTGCAGGACAAAACCCAGGTAATTCCTTTATCTAAAACGGACTTTGTCCACACTCGGTTGACGCATAGTCTTGAAGTTTCTGTAGTAGGAAGAAGCCTTGGGAGGTTGGCAGGCCAAAAAATCCTAGAAAAGCACCCTCATTTAAAGGAGATTCATGGTTATAAATTCAATGACTTTGGGGCCATTGTGGCCGCTGCGGCCCTTGCCCATGACATAGGCAACCCGCCTTTTGGCCACAGTGGGGAAAAGGCCATTGGGGAATATTTTAAAAACGGCAAGGGAAAGGTGTATAAGGACCAATTGTCACCCAAGGAATATCAGGACATTATTGACTTTGAAGGGAATGCCAATGGCTTTAAATTGCTTACGCAGGATAGGGCAGGAGTTCCCGGCGGGTTGCGTTTAAGTTATGCTACCTTAGGAGCCTTTATGAAATACCCCAAGGAATCCCTTCCGAAAAGACCCACAAAACACATAGCGGATAAAAAATTCGGGTTTTTTCAGTCGGAACGAAATGCGTTTTTGGAAGTGGCGGAAGATTTGGGCCTTATTCAAACACGTGACAGTAATGATATTGCTTTTACCCGTCATCCCCTGACCTTTTTGGTTGAAGCTGCAGACGATATCTGTTACACGATTATCGATTTTGAAGATGGTATAAACTTGGGATTAATATCCGAAGATTATGCTTTGGAATACCTCATTAAACTGGTTAAAGACTCTATAAATACCAAAAAGTATAATACTCTTGAGTACAAGGAAGATCGTATTAGTTATTTAAGGGCTTTGGCCATTAATACACTTATTAAAGATGCGGTTGCAATTTTCATGGACAATGAAGAAAATATACTTAATGGTACATTTGAAATGTCCTTAATGGATAAAAGCAAGTATGACGCCCAGATACGGGATATTATAAGCTTAAGTGTAGAGAAGGTGTATAAGAACCAAGAGGTTATAGAGAAAGAGATTGCCGGATATAAGGTCATTGCCGATATCTTGGAGGTCTATACCGATGCATTGGTACAAAAAATGGAAAACAAGGCCTCTAACTATCACCATTTGGTTTTACAGACTTTGCCGGAATTTTATAGGAGAACCGATCTTTCCCTCTATGAGATTTTGTTGAACACCTGTTGTTATGTAGCCAGTCTATCCGATAGCTCGGCCGTACACATCCATAATAAAATAACTGGCAAACAGCTTTAG
- a CDS encoding carboxypeptidase-like regulatory domain-containing protein: MRILFFVMIALVTTFTYAQSTGSIRGKILDKEMFSEPLLMATVSLKNTDLSDQTNFNGNFEITEVAPGNYTLAINFLGYEGLEIPVEIKEGQEVEILESLKAKTLSMPITAESSEKLTSDRSSGPLY, from the coding sequence ATGAGAATACTATTCTTTGTGATGATTGCCCTGGTAACCACCTTTACCTATGCCCAATCCACCGGGTCCATTCGCGGAAAAATTTTAGATAAGGAAATGTTTAGTGAACCTTTGCTAATGGCAACGGTTTCCTTAAAAAATACTGATTTGTCCGATCAGACAAATTTCAACGGTAACTTTGAGATTACAGAAGTCGCACCTGGTAACTATACGTTGGCAATCAATTTTTTAGGTTACGAGGGCCTGGAAATTCCTGTAGAAATAAAGGAAGGCCAAGAAGTTGAAATCTTGGAATCGTTAAAGGCCAAAACGTTATCAATGCCCATCACGGCAGAAAGCTCAGAAAAATTGACATCTGATCGTTCTTCTGGTCCACTTTATTAA